The Alkalihalophilus pseudofirmus nucleotide sequence TGATAAGAGGCCAATTGCTAAGGCAGATACCGTTGTGATAATGGTAAGCAGCATCGCATTTGATTTCATGCGGAACATAATCGACGATAGCGACATGACTTCGTTAATATTTAAGTATCCACCTTTTTGTTTTCTAATTAGATTCGCAATAAACCGGACAGAACCTTTGTAGAGAAAATAAGTCCCGATAATAACGGAAGCCAAAATAAAGATCATCGCAATAAATAAATAGTTCGTAGTGACGAAGCTTCCATCAAAAAGCCTAGCAGATACGTAATAACCAGTGGCTATCAACGTGATACCTAAAATTCCCATCAAGATTTCGAGGATTGAAATCTTTCTTACTTGGCTTTCGGTTTTACTCTTTACTTGAAAAAGAGACAGGATGCTTTGATGTTTGATATACAGATAGTTCATCAGCATAATGAAAAGGTAAATGCCTCCGAACACGAGCAGTGTTTGAATAAATGCATTTCCTGAAAAGTAAAGAGAGGCAACAGCTTCCACACCCGTTATTTTAAATAAGATCATCGCGACTAATTTTGAAGCGGCAAAACCGATAAAGATCCCGATTACTAAGGACCCGAAATAAAGCATTAAATTTTCAGCACTTAGAATCATGAAGATACGGTTCTTCGTCATCCCAATCAGCTGAAACAACCCAATTTCTTTACTGCGTCTCTTAATAAATAAGTTATTTGCATAGATTAAAAACACAGTTACGATCGCAATAAGAAGCACGGATGCTGTCTGTATGGCTGCTAATCCTCTAAGTGACCCAGATGCCTCGTCCATTGCAGGGTCATACTGTAAAGTAACAAAGGCAAAGTAAAGAGCTGCACTAAACATCAAAGCAAATACATATAAATAATAGCTTTTGACATTCTTTTTAAAGCTGCGGAGAATTAACTGATTAATGCTCATAGTGCACCCCGCCTAAAACTCCTTGTGTCTTCATAATATCTTTTAAGAAGGTGTTGCGGCTCTCTTCTCCTTTATTCAACTGGGTATAGATTTGGCCGTCTTTTATAAAAATGACACGGCTGCTGTAACTCGCTGCCACTGGATCATGTGTCACCATGACAATCGTTGCTTTTCTTTTTTCGTTTAAGCTGCTTAATTTACCTAATAGGTCTGACGCTGCTTTAGAATCAAGAGCACCTGTCGGCTCATCGGCGAAAATAATGCTTGGCTCGTGAATAAATGCGCGTGCAGCAGACGTTCGCTGCTTTTGCCCTCCTGATATCTCATTAGGATATTTATCGGCAATTTCCGCAATACCTAGCTCTGCTGCCACTGATTTGAATTTCTCGAATGCTGCTTTTTTAGAAGTATTTGTGATGGAGAGCGGCAGCATAATATTTTCTTTGACGGTTAATGTATCAAGCAGGTTATAATCTTGGAAGATAAATCCTAAATGATGTTTTCGAAATTCTGCTAGCTTCTTTTCTTTGCTTTTCGTTAGTTCCTCACCATTAATTATCAGTGAACCGTGGCTTAGGCGGTCAATCGTTGACAAGACATTTAAAAGAGTGGTTTTCCCGGAGCCTGATGCCCCCATAATTGTTAGAAATTCTCCCTTTTCAATGCTAATATCAATTCCTTTTAATACCTCTTGTTTTGTGAATTTATTTCCATAGCTTTTATGGATTTTTCTAGCTTCAAGTATATTCATAACAAAATTCCTCCATCTATTAAGATACCCTTATTGTATAAACTCTTGCACTAAGAGTCCTTTGATTCTCCTAACAAAAAAGCAAAAGCGAGTGACATTTTTGTCACACGCCTTGAATCTGGAGAAATTGATTTTCTTGTGAAAAGGTGAGGGTAAAGGTTGTCCCGCTGCCAACAGTTGATTGAACGGAAATATGGATGCCAAGCGGAGCGGCAGCCTTTTTTGCTAAGTATAAACCCATGCCAGTTGCATGCTGATCTTGATGCTGACTAGTAGAGGTAAAACCTTTATCAAAAATTCTTGAAAGATCCCTTGGGTCGATTCCGCGGCCGTTATCTGCTACAGTTAGGGTCGTTTGTCCTTTTTGTACAGAGGATTGGATCCTAATTTCTGAGCCTTCTTCGCTGTATTTAACGGCATTAGTTAAGAGCTGGCGTAGAATAAAGGCCAGCCATTTCGCATCAGTGAGTACTTCTGATGAAGCTAATTCAACGTCAAAGCCAATTCCTTTCTTTACACACCACGAACGCAACGTGTGAATCTCGCTGTAAAGCAGCGGCTCAAGATCAACTTTTTCAATAAACAAATCATTTTCAATAAAAGGAATACGCTTTTGATGCAGTTGTTGATCGAGCAAAAAGTGAATTCGCAACCATTCATGCATAAGCTCTGATTTTAATGTTGGATCATTCGTGCGATCAATAATTAATCGCAAAGCAGTTAAAGGTGTTTTCACCTCATGGATCCAAGAAAGCAGCTCATCTTTCTCTTGTTCAAGCAATAATTGATTTATAGAGGCTTCTTTTTCTAATTGTTCAACCGGAGAGGTAATCTGTCCATAAACGAGCGCTTCAAAAGGACTGTTTGGCTGAGGTAGAGTGGTTATATCAGTTGTAGAATCACGAGCATCAAGCTCCTTAAAAAAAGCTGTTTCTCTAAAATACCGAATAATGACAAAGAGGCTTGAAATCACGAGTGAGAGAAACATGTAATAAAGCATTGACTCTAGCGAGAGAGAGGGATCTAGGTAAGCCATGAATAAACCAAGCAGCTGCAAAAGTACAATCAAAAAGATCCAGCTGATTCTCTCCTTAATGAATGTCCTGATCATTTTCTCACCTCTCTATCGCCATATATCCTTGACCGACTTTTGTCTCAATTCCTGCTCCGAGGCCAATTTCAGCTAACTTTTTACGAAGCCTGTTTACATTCACAGTTAACGTATTATCGCTAATAAAGCGCTGATCGTCCCATAAAAGGTTAATTAACTCCTCTCGGCTGACGATTTTATTCTTGCGCTCAACAAGCAGCTTTAAGATAAATATTTCATTTTTAGTAAGCTCGATCATTCCATCATCATTAGAGATACGGTTTCTCTCAAGATCAATCGTTGCACCCATCCATGTCTTTAGATCGGGTGCGGCCGTACTATAGTTATAAACACGGCGCAGAATGGCTTGGATTTTTGCAATTAATACTTCAAAATGAAACGGCTTTTGAACAAAATCATCAGCGCCTAAATTCATCGACATCACCATATCAGTAGGATGATCACGTGAAGATAAAAAGATAATCGGTACATTCGAATGCTCCCGAATCATTCGGCACCAATGAAATCCGTCATATTTTGGAAGCTGAATATCAATGATCACTAAATCGGGTTGAACCTCTGCAAAGCTCTCCATCACTTTTTGAAAGTCCCGCACCCCATACACTTCATACTCCCAAGCGGTAAGCCGCTCTTTGATCTCTTTAAAAAGAGAAGCATCATCTTCTATTAAAAAAATCTTAAACATTCAAATCACCATACCTTCCTTAAAAGTATAGCAAAATGTGATGAGAAAGGGGAATGATGGAAGTAACCTATGGTAAAATTTTACTTGAGTCATAAAAAGAATGGGGGATACGGAATGGGAATTGATTTTCACAGTAAGGAAAACCAACAAAGCTATACCACAAGAAATGTTCATTCTATATGGAGTGAGACGATACAGAGCTTAGTACCTTTCGATCACGTGTCGACTGCACTGGATGTTGGGTGCGGTGGGGGCATTTACTCCAAGGCTCTTTCTGATATGGGCGTAGATTCAATCATAGGAGTAGATTTTTCTCACGCCATGCTTGAAGGGGCAAAGGAAAATTGCAAGGGCTACCCGAGAATTTCATTTACACATGGTCATGCTTTTGACACTGGAGTGGAAGGGGAAAGTATCGATTTATTGCTGGAGAGAGCATTGATTCACCATCTCCAAGATCTTGCCTCCTGCTTTAAAGAAGGGCATCGAGTATTAAAGGAAGAAGGATGTTACATCATCCAAGACCGTACACCAGAAGATTGTTTAGTAGAAGGAAGCGACGAACATATAAGAGGATATTTCTTTAAGCTGTTCCCTAGATTAATTGACAAAGAAACGAGCCGCCGACATACTAGCCAAACAGTCATCCACCATCTAAAAGCGGCTGGCTTTAAAGAAATCGAGGAAAGAAAGCTGTGGGAGATCAGAAAAGTTTATAATCATAAAAATCAATTACTACAGGACCTTAAGGAGAGAGTAGGGAGAAGTATTTTACATGAGTTAGATGATAACGAATTACAGCATCTTATTCAGTTTATTGATAGAGCATTGCCATCTGAAGGTCAGATTGTTGAAAAAGATAGATGGACGATATGGAGGGTTGTTAAATAAGAGGAGATGGTAATTTATGGACGAACAGTTGTTAATTCGGGAAACTAGGATAGAGGATGTTGAAAAAGTGTCAGGGCTCTTAAATAAGGTAACCAAAGACTTAATTAAGAGAGGATTTAACCAATGGGAGTACCCCTTTGATAGGGAGCTGCTGTTAGAGCAAGCTAGACATCACCATTCATATGTCGTAACAACCGAAGAAAAAGAAATCATAGGGACCTTTTGTATAAAGGATATTGAACAGATCAATGATTTATCGTTGAAAGGTCTAAATAAATACCTTTACCAATTAGCTATCATACCTGATTATCAAGGAAAGAATGCAGGGGCTGTTGTATTGCGTTTCGCTTATAAGCTGGTTGAGAATTTGAATACGGCTCTCTATCTAGATTGTTGGGCAGGAAACGAAAAGTTAAAGAAATTTTATCTGAGAAATGGGATGTCTTATATAGGTGACTTTCAAGAAGAAGGCTATTTTATAAGTGTGTTTATCTATAACCATCCCCAAAAGGGTTAACGTGAGAGGAGAAAGCATGAAAGAATTATTATTACGATCACACTGCGTGTTCCCGACACCAAATATCATCAAAACAGCCAACTACTATGAGCAGAAAATGGGATTTAAAGCTGTACATTATCTGGACGCCAGTGAGCCGCATATTTGTCTGTATCGCGGCACAACAGAGATCATCTTAACGAAAACGAATGGGCAAAAGGTTATTCCGAATCGAACGCTGTATGGTTATGGGTATGATGCCTACTTCATTACAACGAATCAAGAAATGCTGGAAAAAGAGTTCAAGCAATCCGGCGTAAAAATCGTACGGCCCTTACAAAATACCGATTATCAAAATATAGAATTTGTTGCAGAAGACATTGATGGAAGGTGGGTAGGGTTTGGTGTAAAGGTGGATTCAGATAAAGAAAATATTGGTCTATTAGATAATTAGAAGTAAGCTGTGATTTGACAGCTTTTCTTTTTTACTACTATAATCGTAATGATTACGATTTAAAAGTAAAATTATGAATAATATATAAGAGAAAAGGATATGAATGGTTTATAAATCGTAATTATTACGTTTTGGAGGAGTGTTTTTATGGCTACTTGGGACCTTAGTCAAACGAAGCACCACGTACTGTTTTGTAATGGTGGGAGCTGTAATAAATGGGGCGCTGAAGAGGTTACGCAAGCAATTAGGAATGAGATTTCAAAAAGGAATTTAGATGATCAAATCCACACAACAAGGACGCGCTGTAATGGACGTTGTGATGACCGTTGTGTAGCAGTCGTTTACCCTTCTGGTGAATGGTACAAGGGATTAAACCCAGAGGATGCGGGCACCTTCGTTAATT carries:
- a CDS encoding ABC transporter ATP-binding protein, with product MNILEARKIHKSYGNKFTKQEVLKGIDISIEKGEFLTIMGASGSGKTTLLNVLSTIDRLSHGSLIINGEELTKSKEKKLAEFRKHHLGFIFQDYNLLDTLTVKENIMLPLSITNTSKKAAFEKFKSVAAELGIAEIADKYPNEISGGQKQRTSAARAFIHEPSIIFADEPTGALDSKAASDLLGKLSSLNEKRKATIVMVTHDPVAASYSSRVIFIKDGQIYTQLNKGEESRNTFLKDIMKTQGVLGGVHYEH
- a CDS encoding sensor histidine kinase — translated: MIRTFIKERISWIFLIVLLQLLGLFMAYLDPSLSLESMLYYMFLSLVISSLFVIIRYFRETAFFKELDARDSTTDITTLPQPNSPFEALVYGQITSPVEQLEKEASINQLLLEQEKDELLSWIHEVKTPLTALRLIIDRTNDPTLKSELMHEWLRIHFLLDQQLHQKRIPFIENDLFIEKVDLEPLLYSEIHTLRSWCVKKGIGFDVELASSEVLTDAKWLAFILRQLLTNAVKYSEEGSEIRIQSSVQKGQTTLTVADNGRGIDPRDLSRIFDKGFTSTSQHQDQHATGMGLYLAKKAAAPLGIHISVQSTVGSGTTFTLTFSQENQFLQIQGV
- a CDS encoding response regulator transcription factor; its protein translation is MFKIFLIEDDASLFKEIKERLTAWEYEVYGVRDFQKVMESFAEVQPDLVIIDIQLPKYDGFHWCRMIREHSNVPIIFLSSRDHPTDMVMSMNLGADDFVQKPFHFEVLIAKIQAILRRVYNYSTAAPDLKTWMGATIDLERNRISNDDGMIELTKNEIFILKLLVERKNKIVSREELINLLWDDQRFISDNTLTVNVNRLRKKLAEIGLGAGIETKVGQGYMAIER
- a CDS encoding class I SAM-dependent methyltransferase translates to MGIDFHSKENQQSYTTRNVHSIWSETIQSLVPFDHVSTALDVGCGGGIYSKALSDMGVDSIIGVDFSHAMLEGAKENCKGYPRISFTHGHAFDTGVEGESIDLLLERALIHHLQDLASCFKEGHRVLKEEGCYIIQDRTPEDCLVEGSDEHIRGYFFKLFPRLIDKETSRRHTSQTVIHHLKAAGFKEIEERKLWEIRKVYNHKNQLLQDLKERVGRSILHELDDNELQHLIQFIDRALPSEGQIVEKDRWTIWRVVK
- a CDS encoding GNAT family N-acetyltransferase; translation: MDEQLLIRETRIEDVEKVSGLLNKVTKDLIKRGFNQWEYPFDRELLLEQARHHHSYVVTTEEKEIIGTFCIKDIEQINDLSLKGLNKYLYQLAIIPDYQGKNAGAVVLRFAYKLVENLNTALYLDCWAGNEKLKKFYLRNGMSYIGDFQEEGYFISVFIYNHPQKG
- a CDS encoding VOC family protein, encoding MKELLLRSHCVFPTPNIIKTANYYEQKMGFKAVHYLDASEPHICLYRGTTEIILTKTNGQKVIPNRTLYGYGYDAYFITTNQEMLEKEFKQSGVKIVRPLQNTDYQNIEFVAEDIDGRWVGFGVKVDSDKENIGLLDN
- a CDS encoding (2Fe-2S) ferredoxin domain-containing protein produces the protein MATWDLSQTKHHVLFCNGGSCNKWGAEEVTQAIRNEISKRNLDDQIHTTRTRCNGRCDDRCVAVVYPSGEWYKGLNPEDAGTFVNSLVLNRDLTGKVSHTYTGDGFIREEGIAKGISKDPQKVKRVSKQY